Genomic segment of Octadecabacter arcticus 238:
GACGATCCTTGGACTTGAAGTGCGCGAGGCAGATATGGCCAGCAACCAAGAGGCGCTGAACCTTGCCATCGCGCAAGCTAGGTCCGAGATCGACGCCAGCGCTGAGGCCGCACGCCTCGCCGCCGCACGGCGCGAGGCACTGGAGGCGATGATTGCGAGTTTGGAAACGAACAACGCCTCGGCAATCACACAAATCGCGGCGTTGGAAACGGCTGGGGCCGCAGCCGCCGCGCAGGTTAGCGAATTGGAAGCCGCAGGCGCCGGTGCAAACGCGCGGATCGCTGAATTGGAAGCAAGCAGTGCAGCAACCGAAGCACAGATTGCCGAACTAGAAGCGGCGCGTGCGGCGGCACTGGTGCAGATCAGCGAAACCGAAGCGACGATGTTGGTGGATGCTGCGGCAGCGACAGCTCTGCGCGAACGGCTGGCCAATGCGGACACGGAATTGACGGCGATGACTCTCGCCCTCGAAGAACAGCGCCAAGCGGCAGAGGATACTTTGACGCTTTTAGCGGCGGCGCAATTGGCGCGGGAAGATCTGGATCGGAACCTTGCAATCGCATTGTTGGCCCAACGGGAGGCCGAGGCAGCGGCGCAGGCGCTGGATCTGGACGGCGACGCGCTGGCAGACCGTTTGGCAGCCGCGCTTGCAGAGCAGGGCCAGACGAGAGAGACCCTTGAAGCGCTTCAGGCTAAGCTCGCGGCGGCGCTGATCGCGCGCGCGGGGATGGAACAGGATTTGGCGTCCGTAGCAGCGCAGCGTGAAACGTTCAGCGCGGACTTGGCTGCAGCGGTGGCGGCTTTGGCCACGGCGCGTACGCAGACCAGTGTTGCTGCGGCAGATTCGGATCGGCAGGCGGCTCTTTTGGCACTGGCTAACAATGCGCTGACGCAGGAACAGGCTTTGTCGGCGGACAACCAGCGCCAGGTTGCATTGCTCAACGAACAAGTGGCGGCGCTGCGGGGTGAAATGGGGCGATTGCAGGCGTTGCTCAATCTGGAAAACGAAGCCGATGTGACAGCAAATGTGCAGATTGAAACGCTGACGCAAAATCTTAACACCGCGATGGCACGTGCCTTGCTGGCAGAGCGCCGCGCGCGGGTGCTCGAGGACGCTGAGCTTGAGCGTATGGCCGCAGAAGCAGTGGAACTGGAACGCTACCGTTCTGATTTCTTGGGCCTTTTGCGCAATGTCTTGGAAGACGTTGACGGCGTGCGCATTGAGGGCGACCGTTTCGTGTTCTCATCTGAGGTGCTGTTTGAGCAAGGCGCTGCGCGACT
This window contains:
- a CDS encoding peptidoglycan -binding protein, which translates into the protein MALSRRTGARFQASIWPGFVDAMTGLLLVLMFVLTIFMVLQFVLQETITGQENQLTEISAEVAALADALGLEQDRSATLGAQVGALSSELSSLQSALGESEAAIEQQNAMIARLTIERDTLIGDVSNAQSRITGFEAQVAGLLAQRREAEGTILGLEVREADMASNQEALNLAIAQARSEIDASAEAARLAAARREALEAMIASLETNNASAITQIAALETAGAAAAAQVSELEAAGAGANARIAELEASSAATEAQIAELEAARAAALVQISETEATMLVDAAAATALRERLANADTELTAMTLALEEQRQAAEDTLTLLAAAQLAREDLDRNLAIALLAQREAEAAAQALDLDGDALADRLAAALAEQGQTRETLEALQAKLAAALIARAGMEQDLASVAAQRETFSADLAAAVAALATARTQTSVAAADSDRQAALLALANNALTQEQALSADNQRQVALLNEQVAALRGEMGRLQALLNLENEADVTANVQIETLTQNLNTAMARALLAERRARVLEDAELERMAAEAVELERYRSDFLGLLRNVLEDVDGVRIEGDRFVFSSEVLFEQGAARLSADGQREIAKVAAILRDVAGDIPESIDWVIRVDGHTDNVPLSGAGEFANNWELSQARALSVVLYMVNFLAIPPDRLAANGFGQYQPINLEDTTEARAQNRRIELKLTER